The genomic interval TTTGATTATTTACCAGGTTTAATAATGTCTGATGAGATACCAATGTTTCTTTCAGTGCTGAATACACTCCTCTCCTGTGGACACACTGAATGTGAGTCAACTCTTTTCTTTATTGCTATCTATCTTTATTAATATGTGTATTTCATCccatttttctttgtgtatgtTGTTACTAAGATTTGTGAGTATATGAATGAACTGCAAACTTATAGAACAAAACTCTGGTTGGTATTTCCTCTAACGATGTTCTGTTTGTGCGGGGGGGTAGATGCTGAGCTGACCTTTGAACCCAACTCAACCACTCTATATTCTGGGGAGCATGTTAATTTCACGTGTCACATGAGAGAAGCAAATGTCAGTGAGTGGTATTATGAATTCAAGTGGAACGACAAACCACTCGTCCCCATCACTTCCACTAACGTCCTCAGGATTCCAGAGCTAACCCCAGACAGGAACGGGGATTATCAGTGCATTGCTCACCATAACAGCTCAGAAGAGAACAAACGAAGCAATAGGGCCACTCTTTCTGTATCAGGTGAGATATCCAGAATCATTGCCACCGCTGGGAGGTTCACCCACAGACATGTTGAGATACAGGATAAAGAGAAATACAAGTAAAGCAGTTCACAATAAATGGGACAGTAGAAACATGAAGCTTATTTTCCACATCGTGGCGACAGCCGGACAAatccacttttcttcttctaaataAATGCGTCGTTCAGTCTCCACAGTCAAAGCTGAAATACCTGATCTCAGTTCCTTATGTCGACCTTTCACACTGACAGAAATTCAATCAGATCATTCACTCACTTAAGTTTAGCTTTTTGTTTGACATagacattataaaaacattggAGGAGCAGAGAACAACTGAAGCAGAATGTGTATACTCAATTATATATgatgaaaatatacatttttgccatggatttaTACTACATGTtctaaattataaaataatcatgattGATTTCTAATTAATTATAAAGATATTATTAGTTGTTATTTTAATGGATATATACTACATActgaacataaaaaataaataatgaattgataTCTAATTAACTATGAAAATATAGATTTCTGCTATTTTAATGGATTTATACTACATATactgaattatttaatttgatcatGAATTGATTCCTAATGGAAGTATTATTTTATCCATGTATACTATATAACTACATATACAGTacttaattataaaataatcatgaattgattaataattattaatgaaGATATGTTTTACTATGTTGATGATTAAGACTACATATACAgaattataaaataatgatgaattGATTCCTAATCAACATTGAAAATAcataattttctttaataaatgtataCTACTACAGATGTAAAGATTAATAATGAATTGTGTCCTAATTAATGATGAAGATATAATGTTTGCCTAATTTAATAGATGGTTCACTACATAAACTGAGTTTCATAAAGTATTAAGGAAGGATTCCTAATTAATGATGTAAATATTCTTTACCAAGCAGCACACAAACCCAGAGCCACAGTGAGAGCATCCAGGACGTCCATACCAGTGGCCGGcactctgactctgacctgTTCTGTTGAGGAGTCTGCGGGTTGGAGCGACTGGTTCACACTTCCCAGACCATGATGAAACTGCCATCGCAACAAATCGTGTGCTAAACTCTATCAGCATCTCACACGGAGGCATCTACTGGTGCAGGGGAAGAAGGACTAACTCAGATTTCTTCTCAGAGAAGAGTCATGTGCATCACATCGAGAAAACCTGTGAGTAGCATGCTTTCATGACTGGCTACGATGAAAACAGAACCAATCAGCAGCAATATTAACCAGTTCTCTCTGttggttttatatttgtgtttgaatgttcaGTGTCCAACAGAAGCTTTGTCATGCTGCAGCACAACTGGACTCAGATATTCAGCGGTGAGACGATCTCTGTCAGGTGTGAGatccagggaggaggagacacccAGTGGGACTATGAATGGAGGACAACAAGCTCCCACCAACCAGTCACTGGTACAAACACAGctcccacacacagtgaatacagGCTGGGCACTGCCTCTGTTTTCCACAGTGGAGAGTACTGGTGTAAGGCCAGAGCGGACTTGTATTCCTCAACAGAGTGGAGTGACGCCTTCCAGCTGAGAGTAACACGTAAGTCCAATCATCTTTCaatacctccaccgaggacgttacatcttcacctctttctatttgtttttcttggcaggattacataaaaactactaaaccaattTCCGCCCAATCCCCAGATAGCATCTGGGTGTGGACCTAAACTGGTCCACATGTAAAACAGCAAATACCTTAAAGCAAACCTGTGTCTTTTTTGGCACACATCAGGTGCTCTAGGCaaagtgtaatctggatgtggaCCTCAAGTGGTCCATGAATGGTGAACATGGCTCAAACAGCACATAACAAATCGGGGCCACCTTTGGCCCTTTTGGTGACAAACGGTATTGCTACGGCTTATCTGTGGCCCAACTCTGGCAAACAGAAGTGGACtgcccaagtgccatcattccatgAGGTGTGTGGGCTggatgacagtgtgacagtgtgggccACATCTGGGCCAAAAGCATTTAGCTATGTGGGGATCAATGAACCTATTACATTTTGAGATTCATTATTAGACCTTTTTTGtcttatatattttacaatcaGAACTTTGCCCTCTACTGAGTGAAATTCTGCTTCATACGCTTTaatcttttttccccatttaatttgtctttcattttctctcacacaATTTGAAAGCAAATAAACCCAGGCCCAGGCTGATTGCCGATAACACAACCATAACAGGAAAGGGAAGCGTAGCACTGATCTGCTCTGTGGATAACGCGGCTGAGTGGAGATACGACTGGTTCAGAAGaacctcagcctcctctgcagctcagatcATAAGATATAATGAAACAGATGATGAAATCAGCATCTCAGAGGAAGGCATCTACaactgcagaggaaggagaggagacacaacTTTCTTCACAGAGGACAGCGACCGAGTCACAATAGAGAAAAGAGGTAAGAGTCAGTTTAGAAATCCAAAGACTAGTTACCTCCGctatggaggttatgttttgtccCTGTacgtttctttctttgtttgtttgtgagcaggattacgcaaaaactactggatggatttccacgaaacttgggACAGAACCAATGAAATTTAGATGGAATCCAAACATCCAGACTTTCTTTAACAcgatgtaacttttactgagcaacagcgccctctgcagccacacgtgctattttttaaaaacttctgagtctttttaactgaaccacagttcagcttcactcctcaactggagctggttgtgacagttgaagctgactctcagtcagttcttctcacaggagatggaacccactcaccagagttacagagaacagacgttcagggagtgaaggaggaaactttctccatATTAAGGCAGAGAATCATTCCATTAACttggaagctgctgttttaaggttaaaaagttgcatagtgttttGCTTTAAGATTGtgtgatgcttttttttgttattttccctGATGAAAAGATGAGAGGACTGGTATCTGTAAagtttggtggaggtatgagctgtactgagtgccattctactttcttctgttctctgtttctATTTGTGATCAGTTTCCCACAAGGCGTCTGTGGCCCTGCAACCTAACTGGTCTCTGATATTCAGCGGTGAGATGATCACTGTCCGGTGTGAGGTCCCTGCAGATGTACTGACTGAGTGGGAGTATGAATGGACCAAACCCAACTCAAATACGTTTCCAACACACAATGAATACAGGATTGTCAATGCATCCTCGTCTGACAGTGGAAGCTACAGGTGTTTGGCTAAAGACAAGAAGAACTTGAATTCCACAACCGAGTGGAGCAATGTCGTCACATTAACAGTTTCTGGTGAGAAAGACCGAGTTTTGAGAAACTGGCAAAGGTCTCCTTCAATTTATGTTCATATGCgctgataaaaaatataatacaacaaAAAAGTAACGAGGGATGCACCGATTCAAAAGCTGAACATCTTACCGATATTTATCTTGTTGTTGCTATCAGCCTATTGGCGAGTAAGATGATGTTCACCGATGTTTATATGTTATTCTCATCTGGGAGGAAACAATTGCTGTTCAGATccaagccaaaatatcctgtatACAAACAATCTGGGACcaaggtcctgccgatacacgaccaatcgtgagtcagcctcagctgtcagtcatgatgtttcaccctgtttttataacatcaaaaaCTAATTCAATTCAACCCAAAACttgaacatacagtacatcaggGGTACAAGAACTTCCTTTCTTCCTGAGATAatttgacctatactgcagccagccaccagggggtgaactcacttttgtggagctgtgatggcgtccatctttatatatggtCTATGCTCAGCACCTTTAGACCAGatggatgtgggccacttcaggcagtGATGCGGCTCCTCTAGCTTTCCTGTGGACAGAATGGATCCGAGCCTAAACTCGTCCACTTGTTAAAGAGCTAATGTGGCCCAACTATCCCAAAACAAACCTGGGTCTTTTATAGTAAACATGCGGTGCTCTAGGCaaagtgtaatctggatgtgaacctaaagtggtcCATGTGGTGAATATGGTCCAAATAGATCAAAACGAATCTGGGCCACATTTGGCACCTTTGGTTAATGTACGGTACTGCTGTGGCTGACTTGTGGCTCTGATATGGCAAACAGGTGGTATAATCTGGGCCAAagcatttttttacttttgcttttactgctgttttagtttttacgACTGCAGAAGAGCAAAGGTGATACATTTTCTACTCATTTTATTCAACTCAAATAAAATGGACTAAATGCCAAAgtgtttttaacattaacaGAAAGACCAGCGGCTAACCTGAGTGCTGACAACAGAGCCCTTccagtagggggcagtgtgCTCCTGACCTGCTCCGTGGGCCCATCATCACCTGGCTGGAATTATTATTGGTACAGAGGTGAGAAAACCTCGGAGCCCCTGACGGATGAGGATTTCAAGTCAAATGGACAAAGTGCTAGTGCCTCACATGAAGGACTGTACtggtgcagaggaggaagaggagatccAGTTTACTACACCGAGTACAGTAACTCAGTCAGTATTCATGAAACTGGTGAGTGCGGAGAAAATCCATTCTGCATTCATGACTGTTTGTTGAGATTACGAAAAGGTTGATGCTGATACAAGCTGTTATTCTATCTTTATTGGTGAATATGAATAGTCcacaacagagctgctgtgactcTTCAACCCAACTGGCCGAACAGATACAGCGGAGAAACCGTCACACTTAGGTGTGAGATCCAGGGAGGAGACTCTGAGTGGGAGTATGAATGGACAGCAACCAGCTCACATACACCTCCCAACACAAATGAATTCAGGATTAGTCTGGGGTCACATTTGAGCGGCAGTTACTGGTGTCAGGGCCGACTGAAAGGTGCACGGCAGAATTCAACAGGATGGAGTGTTCCCGTCACGTTGTCTAACGGTGAGTCAAGTCATATTTAGTATTAAAAATATAGGTGTTTaagtttaaatattacaaagTTTATATCTGTTAAATGCACATGtacaaaagagaagccaaaatatcccggataccagccatcttgcacttttcaCGTCATTTCGAGCCAGTCTGTGAAATCATGATGGAGGTGTGGAGCTggggtatcgaggtcccgccgatacatgtgcttgaccaatcacgagtcagagtcagctgtcaatcatgacgtttcactgtttttatatcatcaaataactaattaaaaccaaactgatcagaaacatgaacacgtgaacaaactaaaatgaaagaaaccatggttgacatatactgcaggcagccaccagggggcgattgttataatttggcttcacttttgggggcaGTCATGTCGATGGCTGAATGTGTAGCATCCAGAAATTGCATTGCTTCCAAAATGAACATCTCTAGACAAACATGAAGACGTGTTTTTGTTCTGACGATGTTCCGTTTCAGCGGCTGCACCACAACCTGTCGTCACTGTGTCTCCGTCATGGCTGACTCCTGGAGCCTCAGTGACTCTCACCTGTGGGGTTCAACATCCGACTGCAGGATGGAGGTTCTACTGGTACAGAGTTGACCCGATTAGTTCCTATGCAGACACCAGATGTCAATACACATTTCCATATGGGATGAGTTCTATTGACATTCCTGACCAGTACAGTTATGAGCTGCTCCCAGGAAGCAACGGAGGGACTGAACAAAACTCCTACGTCATCCAAGGCCAGACGAAGTCAGCAAGTTATGCATGTCGAGCTGGAAGAGGAGACCCCGTGTTTTACACTGAGTACAGTGAGCCAAAGTTGGTCTGGTCTGGAGGtgagtttgtttctttctcttgaaGCAGATGTTATCGCTTCAGTCGGTCAGTTACTTCGGGAACATTACTTTGGCTGGTTCTTCCAGGTGATAAACGTTTAGAGGtgataggtcaaaggtcaagacaAATACAGGGTTAGAGAGACAATCTAATGATCAGAAAATCATTCTCCAAAATCTAATGTCATATGAAATCATTTTTTGTGTGCATCCTATAGGACTGACCTGATGTTGATATTATTTATGATCATATGCTCAgactgacatcatcatgatgtcaGTGTGATTTTCAACAAACGATGTATTTCTGACGTTTCCCCTGTTAAATGACGCAAAGCCTAAAATGACACCTTTAATCTGGAAACATTACAAAtgtattctcgtaatattatgaccttATTCCCAAAAACAAGAATGTGACAGAGATGGAGTCTCTGCTGATGGCTTCACGTTTTTAATGCTCGACAAATTTAAACCATTAGTTGCTGTTTCACACTTCATGTCACGTTTTTCAGATTCCTATGCGTCAGTGTCTCTCACAGTTAGGCCGGACAGAGTGCAGCACTACTTTGATGACAAGATCCGTCTGACCTGCGAGGGAAACTCTGATGAGTGGAGATTGTGGAGGTTTACTGGAGACGAAGTACGATTGTTAGAGTGCGACTCTCAGGAGACAATCCCAAGGTTCACATGGTCCATGTATAATCTTTCTCCTGGAGTTTACTGGTGTGAATCTGGATCAGAGCTCAGCAACGCAGTCAACATCACTACAGGTTGTAATTTTTCATTGAATCTATTCACACTGTGCATGTTTCCAACATCccataatgtgatttaaaggtaGAGTAACTAAAATTGGGGAGCACTGCctcccttcactgctccttcaggaGCTGCACCCCCCACATTTACCAAGGTGCATCACATCAAACATGATCTCTGGATGAAATTCACCCTCTTTATTCACACAAACCACACGTTCAACGACCAGAATCAGCTGCGAGAGTGTGTCCGTCTGCCGTTAAACAAGCAGACATCACGTAACTGTGTGGACGCCACAGCCTGCAGCGCCATCCGGAGGCTGTTTCCCTCTCTTTACTCAAGAGGGTGGTCTTTtggtttgagagcaggacttattgatgtcacattcagattttgtgatgctctcactcaaaaccctgcactcaCACTCAACTCTACTCTGCTTGAGCTCAGATGTCCTGCTCTTGAAGCCAGGgctgtgtatttaaaccagatgtttttccaGCGCACACACAACGTACAGCTCATGGACGTGAGGagcagaatttgacaaaaagtGCATTGAATGACTTTGGCTCCCCTTTAACATCTAATATTTAGACTTATGCTGTTTATATACAAGCTGAATTATCAGGTTGTTCACATTGTTGATGgttttttaactgtttacaGTTTCACGTCGTGTTATCCTGGAGAGCCCTGCCCATCCCGTGACTGAGGGACAGTCCGTTACTCTCGGCTGCTCATGGTTAAGAACAAACCTCTATTCCAACTTCTCTTTCTACAAAAATGGTGAATTCCTCCAAAGTGATGTCGGAGGGAAACTGGAAATCTCAGCTGTGTCAAAGTCAGATGAAGGTTTCTACAAGTGTGAACATTCAGGATACTTCTCATGGGAGAGTTGGATGTCagtaaaatgtgagtgtgatcAGTGTGAGGTAGAAAAGGAGTCTCCAGGTTGTAAAGTAGATTAAAATCTTTTCTACTCATGCAGTATTTTCACTGAAACGGCTTCTAAACACCAGGTCCACTTGGTCAAAactttttcacatatttttacGACTGGAAACTTCtttttacacatatacaaaGTATTTCTACAACTCCAAAACTTTTTTgcacatattaaaatatttcttcaaatacaaaacttattcacacagttgttttttttcaaatcaaaatgtctgctgaagTTTTGGTTCTATATCTTTTTCCAGGTCATGGATCTGCCTTTGCTCCTCACTGCTCCTCGTCTGATCCATTTAATCCTGCAGCACCTCCCCCCTCGTCTCCTGTGCCGCTGGTCATTGGGCTGGTTGGTGGCATCACACTGattctcttcctctcgctgCTACTGTTGTGTTGGTGCAGGAATTCAAAGAGTGAGAGCTGctcttgttcatttcatttaaatcaaacttatttCAAACTATTGTCACGATAGTCATGGAGTAgaggttgaaaaataaaatcatgtaacGTGATCATTATTGTCTTTTTCACAGATCTGTGTTGTGACAGGTTGGTCCCACTCTCTCTTGTTTCATCTTCAACAAAACAGCaatactttactttttctttttcattcacttctGATTATTTGACTGTTTCAGGCTCAGCCAGTCTctgagaaccaatcagagctcagacCCAACTGTCCACCACGATGAAAACCAACTGCAAGTGTACTCGTCTCTTCTCCACGGTCAGCCTTCCTTCTCCTACTGAATGCCTTCACAGCTATTTCTAAGTTGTTGCTTTTAAGAACAGTCACAAAGTTTTCGAATTAC from Hippoglossus stenolepis isolate QCI-W04-F060 chromosome 23, HSTE1.2, whole genome shotgun sequence carries:
- the LOC118103009 gene encoding LOW QUALITY PROTEIN: basement membrane-specific heparan sulfate proteoglycan core protein-like (The sequence of the model RefSeq protein was modified relative to this genomic sequence to represent the inferred CDS: deleted 1 base in 1 codon); amino-acid sequence: MGHSLLGVLSLFLLNTLLSCGHTEYAELTFEPNSTTLYSGEHVNFTCHMREANVSEWYYEFKWNDKPLVPITSTNVLRIPELTPDRNGDYQCIAHHNSSEENKRSNRATLSVSAHKPRATVRASRTSIPVAGTLTLTCSVEESAGWSDWFHFPDHDETAIATNRVLNSISISHGGIYWCRGRRTNSDFFSEKSHVHHIEKTLSNRSFVMLQHNWTQIFSGETISVRCEIQGGGDTQWDYEWRTTSSHQPVTGTNTAPTHSEYRLGTASVFHSGEYWCKARADLYSSTEWSDAFQLRVTPNKPRPRLIADNTTITGKGSVALICSVDNAAEWRYDWFRRTSASSAAQIIRYNETDDEISISEEGIYNCRGRRGDTTFFTEDSDRVTIEKRVSHKASVALQPNWSLIFSGEMITVRCEVPADVLTEWEYEWTKPNSNTFPTHNEYRIVNASSSDSGSYRCLAKDKKNLNSTTEWSNVVTLTVSERPAANLSADNRALPVGGSVLLTCSVGPSSPGWNYYWYRGEKTSEPLTDEDFKSNGQSASASHEGLYWCRGGRGDPVYYTEYSNSVSIHETVHNRAAVTLQPNWPNRYSGETVTLRCEIQGGDSEWEYEWTATSSHTPPNTNEFRISLGSHLSGSYWCQGRLKGARQNSTGWSVPVTLSNAAAPQPVVTVSPSWLTPGASVTLTCGVQHPTAGWRFYWYRVDPISSYADTRCQYTFPYGMSSIDIPDQYSYELLPGSNGGTEQNSYVIQGQTKSASYACRAGRGDPVFYTEYSEPKLVWSGDSYASVSLTVRPDRVQHYFDDKIRLTCEGNSDEWRLWRFTGDEVRLLECDSQETIPRFTWSMYNLSPGVYWCESGSELSNAVNITTVSRRVILESPAHPVTEGQSVTLGCSWLRTNLYSNFSFYKNGEFLQSDVGGKLEISAVSKSDEGFYKCEHSGYFSWESWMSVKCHGSAFAPHCSSSDPFNPAAPPPSSPVPLVIGLVGGITLILFLSLLLLCWCRNSKNLCCDRLSQSLRTNQSSDPTVHHDENQLQVYSSLLHGDNCIYESIRGNTEEGTRGDPEERSDYVNENPHSASDLCCDRLSQSLRTNQSSDPTVHHDEIQLQVYSSLLHGDNCIYESIRGNTEEGTRGDPEETSDYVNENPHSASGPL